One stretch of Streptomyces sp. MMBL 11-1 DNA includes these proteins:
- a CDS encoding AIM24 family protein, with the protein MPFREINSKMVEATLAPGQKLFSQRGAMLAYRGEVSFTPNIQGGQGGVASMIGRRVAGESTPLMTVEGSGTVMFGHGGHHIEVINLAGDTLYVEADRLLAFDGTLQQGTMFMGSQGGVMGMVRGQVTGQGLFTTTLKGHGAVAVMAHGGVIELPITPGRDVHVDPQAYVAHHGEVRNKLSTAVGWRDMVGRGSGEAFQLELSGSGAVYVQASEEKL; encoded by the coding sequence ATGCCGTTCCGGGAGATCAACTCCAAGATGGTCGAGGCCACCCTCGCCCCGGGCCAGAAGCTGTTCAGCCAGCGCGGCGCGATGCTGGCGTACCGGGGCGAGGTGTCCTTCACCCCGAACATCCAGGGCGGCCAGGGCGGCGTCGCGTCGATGATCGGCCGCCGGGTGGCGGGCGAGTCGACGCCGCTGATGACGGTCGAGGGCTCGGGCACGGTGATGTTCGGCCACGGCGGCCACCACATCGAGGTGATCAACCTGGCGGGCGACACCCTGTACGTGGAGGCGGACCGGCTGCTCGCGTTCGACGGGACCCTCCAGCAGGGCACGATGTTCATGGGATCGCAGGGCGGGGTGATGGGCATGGTGCGCGGCCAGGTGACCGGCCAGGGCCTGTTCACCACCACCCTGAAGGGGCACGGCGCGGTCGCGGTGATGGCGCACGGCGGGGTGATCGAACTGCCGATCACCCCGGGCCGGGACGTTCATGTCGACCCGCAGGCGTACGTCGCCCACCACGGCGAGGTGCGCAACAAGCTGTCCACGGCGGTCGGCTGGCGGGACATGGTGGGGCGGGGCTCCGGCGAGGCGTTCCAGCTGGAGCTGAGCGGCAGTGGCGCGGTGTACGTCCAGGCATCGGAGGAGAAGCTGTGA
- a CDS encoding AIM24 family protein yields the protein MFRLQGSKTLAVDLAGDAVKAKNGSMVAYDGRMTFKKMSGGGEGVRGMVTRRLTGEQMTVMEVSGQGTCYFADRASEINLVSLSGDTLYVEASNLLATDAGLRTGTTFTGLRGGASGNGLFTTTVEGTGQAAIMSDGTAVLLRVSPQYPLMVDPGAYIAHQGRLRQDFQAGVNFRTLMGEGSGEAFQIRFEGDGLVYVQPSERNTVGGDV from the coding sequence ATGTTCCGACTCCAAGGCAGCAAGACGCTCGCCGTCGATCTGGCCGGCGACGCAGTCAAGGCGAAGAACGGTTCGATGGTCGCGTACGACGGCCGGATGACCTTCAAGAAGATGTCCGGCGGCGGTGAGGGCGTGCGCGGCATGGTGACCCGCCGGCTGACCGGCGAACAGATGACGGTGATGGAGGTGTCCGGGCAGGGCACCTGCTACTTCGCCGACCGGGCGAGCGAGATCAACCTGGTCTCGCTGAGCGGGGACACCCTGTACGTGGAGGCGAGCAATCTGCTGGCCACCGACGCCGGGCTGCGCACGGGCACGACGTTCACCGGGCTGCGCGGCGGGGCGAGCGGCAACGGCCTGTTCACCACCACGGTGGAGGGCACCGGGCAGGCGGCGATCATGTCGGACGGTACGGCGGTGCTGCTGCGGGTGTCGCCGCAGTATCCGCTGATGGTCGACCCCGGCGCGTACATCGCCCACCAGGGCCGGCTGCGCCAGGACTTCCAGGCGGGGGTGAACTTCCGGACGCTGATGGGCGAGGGCTCCGGCGAGGCGTTCCAGATCCGCTTCGAGGGCGACGGCCTGGTCTATGTGCAGCCGAGCGAGCGCAACACCGTCGGGGGCGATGTCTGA
- a CDS encoding DUF3817 domain-containing protein, with translation MDIKTASALHRLRLISLPEALSFPALLIFGSLLMRVSDIDFLMPPLGMIHGVLFTIYVVFLLDVWVKAKWPLKRVALFFVLAVIPFGGLYGDKLLKKYEADGVIAARARREGTVSA, from the coding sequence GTGGACATCAAGACCGCTTCCGCCCTGCACCGGCTGCGCCTCATCTCGCTTCCCGAGGCGCTCTCCTTCCCGGCGCTGCTCATCTTCGGCTCGCTCCTCATGCGGGTCTCGGACATCGACTTCCTGATGCCGCCGCTCGGCATGATCCACGGCGTGCTCTTCACGATCTACGTGGTGTTCCTGCTGGACGTCTGGGTCAAGGCCAAGTGGCCGCTCAAGCGTGTCGCGCTCTTCTTCGTCCTCGCGGTCATCCCCTTCGGCGGGCTCTACGGCGACAAGCTCCTGAAGAAGTACGAGGCCGACGGCGTCATCGCCGCCCGCGCCCGCCGCGAGGGCACGGTCAGCGCATGA
- a CDS encoding MTH1187 family thiamine-binding protein, with protein sequence MIVAFSVSPLGVGEDVGEYVADAVRVVRESGLPNRTDAMFTSIEGEWDEVMDVVKRAVAAVEARAGRVSLVLKADIRPGVTDGLTSKVETVERHLAS encoded by the coding sequence ATGATCGTCGCGTTCTCCGTCTCCCCGCTCGGTGTCGGCGAGGACGTCGGGGAGTACGTCGCCGACGCCGTACGGGTCGTCCGCGAGTCCGGGCTCCCCAACCGCACCGACGCCATGTTCACCTCCATCGAGGGGGAGTGGGACGAGGTCATGGACGTCGTCAAGCGCGCCGTGGCCGCCGTCGAGGCCCGCGCCGGACGCGTCTCCCTGGTACTGAAGGCCGACATCCGGCCCGGCGTCACCGACGGCCTCACCTCGAAGGTCGAGACCGTGGAGCGCCATCTCGCCTCCTGA
- a CDS encoding glycosyltransferase family 2 protein gives MRSEGYDYDTYSRLAGPLTEPEPTGYRVRYKSLLSTEKHRIRAVLLMTLAPVLTGVLLLYLVWPTHWTERENGERWLVVADTVMLVSIALIELFMLVNVVSIAHATLVARDPVPVTPEPGTRVAFLTTYVPGKEPLSMVRATLKGAVRMRHSGPLDVWLLDEGDDPGARMLCAELGVHHFTRRGVPEWNRDRGVHKAKTKHGNYNAWIALHGVDYDFFASVDTDHVPMPNFLERMMGYFRDPDVAFVVGPQVYGNYESAVTKAAESQQFLFHALIQRAGNRYGAPMFVGTNNVVRIAALRQVGGLYDSITEDMATGFEIHRRRNPHTGHYWRSVYTPDVLAVGEGPASWTDFFTQQLRWSRGTYETLFKQYGKALFRVPPGRLLSYTLMLVYYPMTAVNWLLGVLSCVLFLWFGASGTQVAASIWLMLYSDAAALQIGLYLWNRRHNVSPHEPEGSGGLAGMAMSALSAPIYLKSLGSAVLRTDGRFVVTPKGGQASPDRLLTFRIHLSWAAVLLSSLAASVYLDHTHVAMRTWAALGLAISLSPVAAWAWTVRQDKRAENARAVPVPASPPPRPAYVTTTTTAPPATTTASAGTTATTTAGGN, from the coding sequence GTGCGGTCGGAGGGCTACGACTACGACACCTACAGCCGGCTCGCGGGTCCGCTCACGGAGCCGGAGCCGACGGGGTACCGGGTGCGGTACAAGAGCCTGCTCTCGACGGAGAAGCACCGAATAAGAGCCGTCCTGCTGATGACCCTCGCACCGGTGCTCACCGGCGTCCTGCTGCTGTACCTGGTCTGGCCCACGCACTGGACCGAGCGGGAGAACGGGGAGCGCTGGCTGGTCGTCGCCGACACCGTGATGCTGGTGTCGATCGCCCTGATCGAGCTGTTCATGCTGGTCAACGTGGTCTCCATCGCGCACGCCACGCTCGTCGCGCGGGACCCCGTCCCGGTGACCCCCGAGCCCGGCACCCGGGTCGCGTTCCTGACCACGTACGTCCCCGGCAAGGAACCGCTCTCCATGGTCCGCGCCACCCTCAAGGGCGCCGTACGCATGAGGCACTCCGGCCCGCTGGACGTCTGGCTGCTCGACGAAGGCGACGACCCCGGGGCCCGGATGCTCTGCGCCGAACTGGGCGTCCACCACTTCACCCGGCGCGGGGTCCCCGAGTGGAACCGTGACAGGGGCGTCCACAAGGCGAAGACGAAGCACGGCAACTACAACGCCTGGATCGCCCTGCACGGCGTCGACTACGACTTCTTCGCCTCCGTCGACACCGACCACGTGCCCATGCCCAACTTCCTGGAGCGGATGATGGGCTACTTCCGCGACCCGGACGTCGCCTTCGTCGTCGGACCGCAGGTCTACGGGAACTACGAGTCGGCCGTCACCAAGGCCGCCGAGTCGCAGCAGTTCCTCTTCCACGCCCTGATCCAGCGCGCGGGCAACCGCTACGGCGCCCCGATGTTCGTCGGCACCAACAACGTCGTGCGCATCGCCGCGCTGCGGCAGGTCGGCGGCCTGTACGACTCGATCACCGAGGACATGGCCACCGGCTTCGAGATCCACCGCCGCCGCAACCCGCACACCGGCCACTACTGGCGTTCCGTCTACACCCCCGACGTGCTGGCCGTGGGCGAGGGCCCCGCCTCCTGGACGGACTTCTTCACCCAGCAGCTGCGCTGGTCCCGGGGAACGTACGAGACGCTGTTCAAGCAGTACGGCAAGGCGCTGTTCCGGGTGCCGCCCGGCCGCCTCCTCAGCTACACGCTGATGCTCGTCTACTACCCGATGACCGCGGTCAACTGGCTCCTCGGTGTCCTCAGCTGCGTGCTGTTCCTCTGGTTCGGGGCGTCCGGCACCCAGGTCGCCGCCTCCATCTGGCTGATGCTCTACAGCGACGCCGCCGCCCTCCAGATCGGGCTCTACCTCTGGAACCGCCGGCACAACGTCTCCCCGCACGAGCCCGAGGGCTCCGGCGGCCTCGCCGGTATGGCCATGTCCGCGCTCTCCGCCCCGATCTACCTGAAGTCGCTGGGCTCGGCCGTGCTGCGCACCGACGGCCGGTTCGTCGTCACGCCCAAGGGCGGCCAGGCCTCCCCGGACCGGCTGCTCACCTTCCGTATCCACCTCTCCTGGGCGGCGGTCCTGCTCTCCTCGCTCGCCGCGTCGGTGTACCTGGACCACACCCACGTGGCGATGCGGACCTGGGCGGCGCTGGGCCTGGCGATCTCGCTCTCCCCGGTCGCCGCCTGGGCCTGGACCGTCCGGCAGGACAAGCGCGCCGAGAACGCGCGCGCCGTCCCCGTTCCGGCGTCCCCGCCGCCCCGGCCGGCGTACGTCACGACCACCACCACAGCCCCGCCGGCGACCACCACGGCGAGCGCGGGCACCACTGCCACCACCACAGCAGGAGGGAACTGA
- a CDS encoding galactose oxidase-like domain-containing protein, with the protein MSYRPSKQMRKTLLGGGAVLLLAGLNAPAALSFAEDRYHAYKIDQPEYKAEYGSWEKVDIPKEYRTNAIHAALLHTGKVLIVAGSGNDEAHFDAGTFDTVLWDPAENTFQKIPTPEDFFCGGHAQLPDGRLLIAGGTARYEVLDDKVKRAGGGMRVKNENPDKPLKLKKGTVFRSPSGVEYVAKFDVTVPKAKREFEVDYFESGQMKPWKTKVTAAEQRVFVEAVEDGPEAVATDAAQYEIVGLKGKAADNAYGLAEKITMDKQDFQGIRAAYEFDPTAEKYIKVDPMKEARWYPTLVGLEDGRVLSVSGLDDVGAILPGDNEVYDPKTKKWSEGPFQYFPTYPALFLTKGGKLFYPGANAGYGPEDKGREPGIWDIKKNTFTKVPGLTDTDQLETAASLLLPPVQDQKVMVLGGGGVGESKKSTARTAVIDLKKENPAFEPGPDLPQGTRYLNSVIMPDDTVFTSGGSEDYRGRGNSNILKAQSYDPKTNTFKEAAEPTVGRNYHSEALLLPDGRVATFGSDPLYGDKDNTKLGKFEQRMEVYTPPALHRGKDDRPVIGDGPEATERGATVTYESADADRIATARLMRPSAVTHTTDVEQRSIELGLKKGDGELSVTVPDDPTLVPPGWYMLFVTDADGVPSEAKWVKVA; encoded by the coding sequence ATGTCCTACCGGCCCTCGAAGCAGATGAGGAAGACGCTCCTGGGGGGCGGCGCGGTGCTGCTGCTCGCCGGGCTCAACGCTCCCGCGGCCCTGTCCTTCGCCGAGGACAGATATCACGCGTACAAGATCGACCAGCCGGAGTACAAGGCGGAGTACGGCTCCTGGGAGAAGGTGGACATCCCGAAGGAGTACCGGACCAACGCGATCCACGCGGCGCTCCTGCACACCGGGAAGGTGCTGATCGTCGCGGGCTCCGGCAACGACGAGGCGCACTTCGACGCGGGCACCTTCGACACGGTGCTGTGGGACCCGGCCGAGAACACCTTCCAGAAGATCCCCACCCCCGAGGACTTCTTCTGCGGCGGCCACGCCCAGCTCCCCGACGGCCGCCTCCTGATCGCCGGCGGCACCGCCCGCTACGAGGTGCTCGACGACAAGGTGAAGCGGGCCGGCGGCGGTATGCGGGTCAAGAACGAGAACCCGGACAAGCCGCTGAAGCTCAAGAAGGGCACGGTCTTCCGGTCGCCCTCCGGCGTCGAGTACGTGGCCAAGTTCGACGTCACCGTCCCCAAGGCCAAGCGCGAGTTCGAGGTCGACTACTTCGAGAGCGGCCAGATGAAGCCGTGGAAGACCAAGGTGACCGCCGCCGAGCAGCGGGTGTTCGTCGAGGCGGTGGAGGACGGTCCCGAGGCGGTGGCGACGGACGCCGCCCAGTACGAGATCGTCGGGCTGAAGGGCAAGGCGGCCGACAACGCCTACGGCCTCGCCGAGAAGATCACCATGGACAAGCAGGACTTCCAGGGGATCCGCGCCGCCTACGAGTTCGACCCGACGGCGGAGAAGTACATCAAGGTCGACCCGATGAAGGAGGCCCGCTGGTACCCGACGCTCGTCGGGCTGGAGGACGGCCGGGTGCTCTCCGTCTCCGGCCTCGACGACGTCGGCGCGATCCTCCCGGGCGACAACGAGGTCTACGACCCGAAGACGAAGAAGTGGTCCGAGGGCCCCTTCCAGTACTTCCCGACCTACCCGGCGCTCTTCCTGACCAAGGGAGGCAAGCTCTTCTACCCGGGCGCCAACGCCGGCTACGGCCCGGAGGACAAGGGGCGCGAGCCGGGGATCTGGGACATCAAGAAGAACACCTTCACCAAGGTCCCCGGGCTGACCGACACCGACCAGCTGGAGACGGCGGCCTCGCTGCTGCTGCCGCCCGTGCAGGACCAGAAGGTGATGGTGCTCGGCGGCGGCGGGGTCGGCGAGTCCAAGAAGTCCACCGCCCGCACGGCGGTCATCGACCTCAAGAAGGAGAACCCCGCCTTCGAGCCGGGCCCCGACCTGCCGCAGGGCACGCGCTATCTGAACAGCGTGATCATGCCCGACGACACCGTCTTCACCAGCGGCGGATCGGAGGACTACCGGGGCCGCGGGAACAGCAACATCCTGAAGGCGCAGTCCTACGACCCGAAGACCAACACCTTCAAGGAGGCGGCCGAGCCGACCGTGGGGCGCAACTACCACTCTGAGGCGCTGCTCCTGCCCGACGGGCGGGTGGCCACCTTCGGCTCCGACCCGCTCTACGGCGACAAGGACAACACCAAGCTCGGCAAGTTCGAGCAGCGTATGGAGGTCTACACCCCGCCCGCCCTGCACCGCGGCAAGGACGACCGCCCGGTGATCGGGGACGGTCCGGAGGCCACCGAGCGCGGCGCGACGGTGACGTACGAGAGCGCCGACGCGGACCGGATCGCCACCGCCCGGCTGATGCGGCCGAGCGCCGTCACCCACACCACCGACGTGGAGCAGCGCTCCATCGAGCTCGGCCTGAAGAAGGGCGACGGCGAACTGAGCGTGACCGTGCCGGACGACCCCACACTGGTGCCGCCCGGCTGGTACATGCTCTTCGTCACGGACGCCGACGGCGTTCCCTCCGAGGCGAAGTGGGTCAAGGTCGCCTGA